A DNA window from Pogona vitticeps strain Pit_001003342236 chromosome 2, PviZW2.1, whole genome shotgun sequence contains the following coding sequences:
- the LOC110076950 gene encoding cystatin-B, with protein MPGELSDAKPVAPEIQQLADKMKSEIEAKENKTYSMFKALEYRTQVVAGTNMFIKVQGDQDEFLHLRVFVPLPQENRRPSLISYQTGKTANDPLNYF; from the exons ATGCCTGGAGAATTAAGTGACGCTAAACCTGTTGCGCCAGAAATCCAGCAGCTGGCTGACAAG atgaAATCTGAAATAGAAGCAAAGGAGAACAAAACGTACTCTATGTTCAAGGCTTTAGAGTACCGGACCCAGGTCGTGGCTGGAACCAACATGTTCATCAAG GTTCAGGGAGACCAAGATGAATTCCTGCACCTCCGTGTATTTGTTCCTCTTCCTCAAGAGAACAGAAGACCCTCTCTGATCAGTTACCAGACTGGAAAGACAGCAAATGATCCACTGAATTATTTCTAA